In Musa acuminata AAA Group cultivar baxijiao chromosome BXJ3-11, Cavendish_Baxijiao_AAA, whole genome shotgun sequence, one DNA window encodes the following:
- the LOC135653369 gene encoding protein high chlorophyll fluorescent 107-like isoform X1, translated as MQVFSSPKSQFPLFPSPSSPNPNSNPNLIPRSFAHLPIRSFSSLPLLRSPPSSSKTSSPAPLQEQVLSSVSDDDEIEEDLEDPDEGGGLEGLLVVRRPVKEGLEEAAVSSLVESDKTSGGEEKTTPSSNIDKRLSEFAKKMPMFEPERVVGSGERPLGINLELALYRAKVLIRNFQFKEAEEILLKCISFWPEDGRAYVAQGKLLCKQSKFAEARSVYERGCQATQGENSYIWQCWAVLENKAGNIRRARELFDAATVADKKHIAAWHGWAVLEIKQGNIKKARNLLTKGLKYCGGNEYIYQTLALLEAKGKRFKRARYLFQQATKCNPKSCASWLAWAQVEMQQQNNYTARKLFEVTNFSPALYLQKAVQASPKNRFAWHIWALFEANQGDIDKGRKLLKIGHAVNPRDPVILQSLALLEYRHSSANLARVLFRKASALDPRHQPVWIAWGWMEWKEGNINTARELYQRALSIDSTTESAARCLQAWGVLEQRNGNLTVARRLFRSSLNINSQSYITWMTWASLEEQQGNPVRAEEIRNLYYQQRTEVVDDASWIMGFVDIIDPALDSVKRLLNLDQSSDLKGQEILRSLEEANYSSSEASSNPDNRETEVAECIGSHDSDFDLDGFVGEKLSLDVSDLDALMEAFEHKRTKSRRRRVGIWERKIVLVQH; from the exons ATGCAGGTCTTCTCCTCTCCCAAATCCCAATTCCCTCTCTTCCCTTCCCCTTCCTCCCCGAATCCTAACTCTAACCCGAATCTCATACCCAGATCCTTCGCCCACCTCCCGAtccgatccttctcctctcttcccctCCTCAgatctcctccctcctcttccaagACCTCATCACCTGCCCCCCTTCAAGAACAGGTCCTCTCCTCCGTGTCAGACGACGACGAGATCGAAGAGGACTTGGAGGACCCAGATGAGGGGGGCGGTCTAGAGGGACTCCTCGTTGTCCGTCGGCCGGTGAAGGAGGGTCTCGAAGAAGCGGCGGTCAGTTCTTTGGTGGAATCCGACAAGACGAGCGGGGGAGAGGAGAAAACCACGCCTTCTTCGAATATTGATAAGCGGCTGTCGGAGTTCGCGAAGAAGATGCCGATGTTTGAGCCGGAGCGTGTCGTAGGTTCCGGGGAGAGGCCGCTGGGGATTAACTTGGAGTTGGCTTTGTATCGAGCCAAGGTCCTCATTAGGAATTTCCAGTTTAAAGAAGCTGAAGAAATTCTCCTTAAG TGCATCTCATTTTGGCCTGAAGATGGACGAGCCTACGTCGCCCAGGGAAAGCTTTTATGCAAGCAATCAAAATTTGCAGAAGCTAGGTCAGTTTATGAAAGAGGTTGTCAAGCTACACAGGGAGAAAATTCCTATATTTGGCAG TGTTGGGCTGTCCTTGAAAATAAGGCTGGAAATATACGTAGAGCAAGAGAACTCTTTGATGCTGCTACTGTAGCTGACAAGAAACACATTGCAGCTTGGCATGGATGGGCAGTTCTAGAAATAAAGCAAGGAAATATAAAGAAGGCAAGAAATCTTCTCACCAAAGGACTTAAATACTGTGGTGGAAATGAGTACATATACCAAACTCTTGCATTACTTGAAGCAAAAGGGAAGAGGTTTAAGAGGGCAAGGTATTTGTTCCAGCAAGCTACCAAATGCAATCCCAAAAGTTGTGCCAGTTGGCTA GCATGGGCTCAGGTAGAAATGCAACAACAGAACAATTACACTGCTCGAAAGCTCTTCGAGGTGACAAATTTTTCTCCAG CACTTTATTTACAGAAAGCAGTACAGGCCAGTCCAAAGAACAGGTTTGCATGGCATATTTGGGCATTGTTCGAAGCAAATCAGGGTGATATTGACAAAGGAAGGAAACTTTTGAAGATTGGTCATGCAGTAAACCCTAGAGATCCTGTCATACTTCAGTCTCTTGCCTTGCTGGAATATAGGCATTCATCTGCAAATCTTGCTCGTGTCCTGTTCAGAAAGGCATCTGCACTAGACCCGAGGCACCAACCTGTTTGGATT GCTTGGGGATGGATGGAGTGGAAAGAAGGAAACATTAACACAGCAAGGGAACTTTACCAAAGGGCTTTATCAATTGATTCAACTACTGAGAGTGCTGCTCGTTGCCTTCAG GCATGGGGTGTCTTAGAGCAAAGAAATGGCAACCTAACGGTTGCTAGAAGATTGTTTAGATCTTCGCTAAACATAAATTCTCAAAGTTACATAACATGGATGACATGGGCATCATTGGAGGAGCAGCAAGGTAATCCTGTACGAGCTGAAGAAATTCGTAACCTTTATTACCAGCAG CGCACAGAAGTTGTGGATGACGCTTCGTGGATAATGGGCTTCGTTGATATCATCGACCCTGCTCTTGATAGCGTAAAGCGACTGCTAAATTTGGATCAGAGTTCTGATCTGAAAGGGCAGGAAATCCTGAGAAGCTTGGAAGAAGCAAATTACAGCTCCAGTGAAGCTTCAAGCAATCCTGATAACCGTGAGACGGAAGTCGCGGAGTGCATAGGTTCTCATGACAGTGATTTTGACTTGGATGGTTTTGTTGGAGAAAAACTGTCCCTTGATGTATCCGACTTGGATGCTTTGATGGAAGCTTTTGAGCATAAGAGAACAAAGTCTCGTCGACGACGAGTAGGGATCTGGGAACGGAAAATTGTTCTGGTTCAGCATTGA
- the LOC135653369 gene encoding protein high chlorophyll fluorescent 107-like isoform X2 — translation MQVFSSPKSQFPLFPSPSSPNPNSNPNLIPRSFAHLPIRSFSSLPLLRSPPSSSKTSSPAPLQEQVLSSVSDDDEIEEDLEDPDEGGGLEGLLVVRRPVKEGLEEAAVSSLVESDKTSGGEEKTTPSSNIDKRLSEFAKKMPMFEPERVVGSGERPLGINLELALYRAKVLIRNFQFKEAEEILLKCISFWPEDGRAYVAQGKLLCKQSKFAEARSVYERGCQATQGENSYIWQCWAVLENKAGNIRRARELFDAATVADKKHIAAWHGWAVLEIKQGNIKKARNLLTKGLKYCGGNEYIYQTLALLEAKGKRFKRARYLFQQATKCNPKSCASWLAWAQVEMQQQNNYTARKLFEKAVQASPKNRFAWHIWALFEANQGDIDKGRKLLKIGHAVNPRDPVILQSLALLEYRHSSANLARVLFRKASALDPRHQPVWIAWGWMEWKEGNINTARELYQRALSIDSTTESAARCLQAWGVLEQRNGNLTVARRLFRSSLNINSQSYITWMTWASLEEQQGNPVRAEEIRNLYYQQRTEVVDDASWIMGFVDIIDPALDSVKRLLNLDQSSDLKGQEILRSLEEANYSSSEASSNPDNRETEVAECIGSHDSDFDLDGFVGEKLSLDVSDLDALMEAFEHKRTKSRRRRVGIWERKIVLVQH, via the exons ATGCAGGTCTTCTCCTCTCCCAAATCCCAATTCCCTCTCTTCCCTTCCCCTTCCTCCCCGAATCCTAACTCTAACCCGAATCTCATACCCAGATCCTTCGCCCACCTCCCGAtccgatccttctcctctcttcccctCCTCAgatctcctccctcctcttccaagACCTCATCACCTGCCCCCCTTCAAGAACAGGTCCTCTCCTCCGTGTCAGACGACGACGAGATCGAAGAGGACTTGGAGGACCCAGATGAGGGGGGCGGTCTAGAGGGACTCCTCGTTGTCCGTCGGCCGGTGAAGGAGGGTCTCGAAGAAGCGGCGGTCAGTTCTTTGGTGGAATCCGACAAGACGAGCGGGGGAGAGGAGAAAACCACGCCTTCTTCGAATATTGATAAGCGGCTGTCGGAGTTCGCGAAGAAGATGCCGATGTTTGAGCCGGAGCGTGTCGTAGGTTCCGGGGAGAGGCCGCTGGGGATTAACTTGGAGTTGGCTTTGTATCGAGCCAAGGTCCTCATTAGGAATTTCCAGTTTAAAGAAGCTGAAGAAATTCTCCTTAAG TGCATCTCATTTTGGCCTGAAGATGGACGAGCCTACGTCGCCCAGGGAAAGCTTTTATGCAAGCAATCAAAATTTGCAGAAGCTAGGTCAGTTTATGAAAGAGGTTGTCAAGCTACACAGGGAGAAAATTCCTATATTTGGCAG TGTTGGGCTGTCCTTGAAAATAAGGCTGGAAATATACGTAGAGCAAGAGAACTCTTTGATGCTGCTACTGTAGCTGACAAGAAACACATTGCAGCTTGGCATGGATGGGCAGTTCTAGAAATAAAGCAAGGAAATATAAAGAAGGCAAGAAATCTTCTCACCAAAGGACTTAAATACTGTGGTGGAAATGAGTACATATACCAAACTCTTGCATTACTTGAAGCAAAAGGGAAGAGGTTTAAGAGGGCAAGGTATTTGTTCCAGCAAGCTACCAAATGCAATCCCAAAAGTTGTGCCAGTTGGCTA GCATGGGCTCAGGTAGAAATGCAACAACAGAACAATTACACTGCTCGAAAGCTCTTCGAG AAAGCAGTACAGGCCAGTCCAAAGAACAGGTTTGCATGGCATATTTGGGCATTGTTCGAAGCAAATCAGGGTGATATTGACAAAGGAAGGAAACTTTTGAAGATTGGTCATGCAGTAAACCCTAGAGATCCTGTCATACTTCAGTCTCTTGCCTTGCTGGAATATAGGCATTCATCTGCAAATCTTGCTCGTGTCCTGTTCAGAAAGGCATCTGCACTAGACCCGAGGCACCAACCTGTTTGGATT GCTTGGGGATGGATGGAGTGGAAAGAAGGAAACATTAACACAGCAAGGGAACTTTACCAAAGGGCTTTATCAATTGATTCAACTACTGAGAGTGCTGCTCGTTGCCTTCAG GCATGGGGTGTCTTAGAGCAAAGAAATGGCAACCTAACGGTTGCTAGAAGATTGTTTAGATCTTCGCTAAACATAAATTCTCAAAGTTACATAACATGGATGACATGGGCATCATTGGAGGAGCAGCAAGGTAATCCTGTACGAGCTGAAGAAATTCGTAACCTTTATTACCAGCAG CGCACAGAAGTTGTGGATGACGCTTCGTGGATAATGGGCTTCGTTGATATCATCGACCCTGCTCTTGATAGCGTAAAGCGACTGCTAAATTTGGATCAGAGTTCTGATCTGAAAGGGCAGGAAATCCTGAGAAGCTTGGAAGAAGCAAATTACAGCTCCAGTGAAGCTTCAAGCAATCCTGATAACCGTGAGACGGAAGTCGCGGAGTGCATAGGTTCTCATGACAGTGATTTTGACTTGGATGGTTTTGTTGGAGAAAAACTGTCCCTTGATGTATCCGACTTGGATGCTTTGATGGAAGCTTTTGAGCATAAGAGAACAAAGTCTCGTCGACGACGAGTAGGGATCTGGGAACGGAAAATTGTTCTGGTTCAGCATTGA